In a genomic window of Streptomyces roseoviridis:
- a CDS encoding Lrp/AsnC family transcriptional regulator gives MAIDHLDGRLIVLLAEEPRIGVLEASRRLGVARGTVQARLDRLQSNGVIRGFGPQVDPAALGYPVTAFATLEIKQGQGADVRGHLATVPEVLELHTTTGHGDMLCRLVARSNADLQRVIDRVVGFDGIVRASTAIVMENPVPLRIIPLVEQAAEDRDPPR, from the coding sequence ATGGCGATCGATCATCTGGACGGGCGGCTGATCGTGCTCCTCGCCGAGGAGCCGCGGATCGGCGTCCTGGAGGCGTCCCGGCGCCTCGGCGTGGCGCGCGGCACGGTCCAGGCGCGTCTCGACCGGCTTCAGTCGAACGGAGTCATCCGCGGATTCGGTCCCCAGGTGGACCCGGCGGCCCTCGGCTACCCGGTCACCGCCTTCGCGACCCTGGAGATCAAACAGGGCCAGGGAGCCGATGTACGGGGACACTTGGCGACCGTGCCGGAGGTGCTCGAGCTGCACACCACCACCGGCCACGGGGACATGCTGTGCCGGCTCGTGGCCCGGTCCAACGCCGATCTCCAGCGGGTGATCGACCGCGTCGTCGGTTTCGACGGCATCGTCCGGGCCTCCACGGCGATCGTCATGGAGAACCCGGTCCCGCTGCGGATCATCCCGCTGGTGGAACAGGCCGCGGAGGACCGG
- a CDS encoding RDD family protein encodes MSNDQPPPSPGQPPDDDPFRKRPQEPPPGGPPPGGPPPGGPPPGSPYGSPYDSAPPPPYGGYGGGYGGTDPLAGMPPLAESGRRIAARVIDWLIIAIPLAIIGIPFKVYERAGDENDFGDTVNSLNGGGQLVFQLITIVAYVAYDTVMTAKNGQTLGKKLMKLRVAMLNDGSTPPMSTALIRAIVLWLPALICCACLWPLLILILILVDKPYKQGLHDKAAKTVVVSVPQ; translated from the coding sequence ATGAGCAACGATCAGCCGCCGCCGTCCCCGGGACAGCCGCCCGATGACGATCCGTTCCGCAAGAGGCCCCAGGAACCGCCGCCGGGCGGCCCGCCCCCGGGAGGTCCGCCTCCCGGCGGGCCGCCGCCGGGAAGCCCGTACGGCTCGCCCTACGACAGCGCGCCGCCGCCGCCCTACGGCGGCTACGGAGGCGGTTACGGCGGCACCGATCCGCTCGCCGGGATGCCGCCGCTGGCCGAGTCGGGGCGGCGCATCGCCGCCCGCGTCATCGACTGGCTGATCATCGCCATCCCGCTGGCGATCATCGGCATCCCCTTCAAGGTGTACGAACGCGCCGGGGACGAGAACGACTTCGGCGACACCGTCAACAGCCTCAACGGCGGCGGCCAGCTGGTCTTCCAGCTCATCACCATCGTCGCCTACGTCGCCTACGACACCGTCATGACGGCGAAGAACGGCCAGACCCTCGGCAAGAAGCTGATGAAGCTGCGGGTCGCCATGCTCAACGACGGCTCCACGCCGCCGATGAGCACCGCCCTCATCCGCGCGATCGTGCTCTGGCTGCCCGCGCTGATCTGCTGCGCCTGTCTGTGGCCGTTGCTGATCCTGATCCTCATCCTGGTGGACAAGCCGTACAAGCAGGGCCTTCACGACAAGGCGGCCAAGACCGTCGTGGTCTCCGTGCCCCAGTGA
- a CDS encoding immune inhibitor A domain-containing protein gives MTIRRRAIRASAVVVALAATAATASTFSTAWADDHSGAPTTAPRAVDKLTVDHDLEGPFSKQQEQQRKAAIEQVLNGESKVERRNGSQVVKLDSKKYVELGREKTDKIFTILVEFGDQVDTTTLVDRKDDDTTELKPKYGGTPGPLHNQIAKPDRSKDNSTAWQEDYDQKHFQDLYFGTGKDAFGRPKQSLKTYYEKTSSGRYSVDGQVSDWVKLPYNEARYGSNYCGQSNCANVWDTVRDGVTAWVADQKAKGKSDAEIKSTLAQYDLWDRYDFDADGNFNEPDGYIDHFQLVHAGEDESAGGGAQGGDALWAHRWYAYGTNAGKTGPENNKAGGTQIGDTGIWVGDYTVQPENGGLGVFAHEYGHDLGLPDHYDTAGGENSTGYWTLMSSGSWLGTGKDAIGDLPGDMTSWDKLQLGWLNYAKVNDWQRGTKTTHKLGVSEYNTKNPQALLVELPKKAVTTDVVAPAEGATQWWSDMGDDLKNTLTRSVDLTGKSSASLELQGWYDIELDYDYLYTEVSTDGGANWTAVDGTANGKPLPRDASGAPALTDVSGAYQKLVYDLNAYAGKKFDLRFRYQTDGGAGGKGFAADAITLTADGATVFSDNAENGANGWTAKGFQRIGKGFTKEYEQYYIAENRQYVSYDKTLEVGPYNFGFAGDKASWVEHYPYQTGLLIWKWDLSQKDNNTSQHPGAGLVLPVDAHPSPLKWRDGTLMRNRVQAYDSPFGLTRTDGFQLHKAGEPTWVPSQAGNPVFDDRKGVYWFAETPRAGVQVTDTNTKIQVLKEAKDGSTITVQVGPSTK, from the coding sequence GTGACCATCAGACGACGGGCCATCAGAGCGTCCGCGGTCGTCGTGGCGCTCGCGGCCACCGCCGCCACCGCCTCGACCTTCAGCACCGCGTGGGCCGACGACCACTCGGGCGCACCCACGACCGCTCCGCGGGCCGTGGACAAGCTCACGGTCGACCACGACCTCGAGGGTCCGTTCAGCAAGCAGCAGGAGCAGCAGCGCAAGGCCGCCATCGAGCAGGTGCTCAACGGCGAGTCCAAGGTCGAGCGCCGCAACGGCTCCCAGGTCGTCAAGCTCGACAGCAAGAAGTACGTCGAGCTCGGCCGCGAGAAGACCGACAAGATCTTCACCATCCTCGTCGAGTTCGGCGACCAGGTCGACACCACGACCCTGGTCGACCGCAAGGACGACGACACCACCGAGCTGAAGCCGAAGTACGGCGGCACGCCCGGCCCGCTGCACAACCAGATAGCCAAGCCCGACCGCTCGAAGGACAACTCGACGGCCTGGCAGGAGGACTACGACCAGAAGCACTTCCAGGACCTGTACTTCGGCACCGGCAAGGACGCCTTCGGCCGGCCGAAGCAGTCCCTGAAGACCTACTACGAGAAGACCTCGTCCGGCCGCTACTCGGTCGACGGCCAGGTCTCCGACTGGGTCAAGCTCCCCTACAACGAGGCCCGCTACGGCTCCAACTACTGCGGCCAGTCCAACTGCGCCAACGTGTGGGACACGGTCCGCGACGGCGTCACCGCCTGGGTCGCCGACCAGAAGGCCAAGGGCAAGTCGGACGCCGAGATCAAGTCGACGCTGGCCCAGTACGACCTGTGGGACCGCTACGACTTCGACGCCGACGGCAACTTCAACGAGCCCGACGGCTACATCGACCACTTCCAGCTCGTGCACGCGGGCGAGGACGAGTCGGCCGGCGGCGGCGCCCAGGGCGGCGACGCCCTGTGGGCCCACCGCTGGTACGCGTACGGCACCAACGCCGGCAAGACCGGCCCCGAGAACAACAAGGCCGGCGGCACCCAGATCGGCGACACCGGCATCTGGGTCGGCGACTACACCGTGCAGCCGGAGAACGGCGGCCTCGGCGTCTTCGCGCACGAGTACGGCCACGACCTCGGTCTGCCGGACCACTACGACACCGCCGGCGGCGAGAACTCGACCGGCTACTGGACGCTCATGTCGTCCGGTTCCTGGCTCGGCACCGGCAAGGACGCCATCGGCGACCTGCCCGGCGACATGACCTCGTGGGACAAGCTGCAGCTCGGCTGGCTCAACTACGCCAAGGTCAACGACTGGCAGCGCGGTACGAAGACCACCCACAAGCTGGGCGTGTCCGAGTACAACACCAAGAACCCGCAGGCGCTCCTCGTCGAGCTGCCGAAGAAGGCCGTCACCACCGACGTCGTGGCCCCCGCCGAGGGTGCCACCCAGTGGTGGAGCGACATGGGTGACGACCTCAAGAACACCCTGACCCGTTCCGTCGACCTGACCGGCAAGAGCTCGGCCTCCCTGGAGCTCCAGGGCTGGTACGACATCGAGCTGGACTACGACTACCTCTACACCGAGGTGTCGACGGACGGCGGCGCCAACTGGACGGCCGTCGACGGCACCGCCAACGGCAAGCCGCTCCCGCGCGACGCGTCCGGCGCCCCGGCGCTGACCGACGTCTCCGGCGCGTACCAGAAGCTGGTCTACGACCTGAACGCCTACGCGGGCAAGAAGTTCGACCTCCGCTTCCGCTACCAGACGGACGGCGGCGCGGGCGGCAAGGGCTTCGCGGCCGACGCCATCACCCTGACCGCCGACGGCGCCACGGTCTTCTCGGACAACGCCGAGAACGGTGCCAACGGCTGGACCGCCAAGGGCTTCCAGCGCATCGGCAAGGGCTTCACGAAGGAGTACGAGCAGTACTACATCGCGGAGAACCGCCAGTACGTGTCGTACGACAAGACCCTCGAGGTCGGCCCGTACAACTTCGGCTTCGCCGGTGACAAGGCGAGCTGGGTCGAGCACTACCCGTACCAGACCGGCCTGCTGATCTGGAAGTGGGACCTGTCCCAGAAGGACAACAACACCTCCCAGCACCCGGGTGCCGGCCTCGTCCTCCCGGTCGACGCCCACCCGAGCCCGCTGAAGTGGCGTGACGGCACCCTGATGCGCAACCGCGTCCAGGCGTACGACTCGCCGTTCGGCCTCACCCGCACCGACGGCTTCCAGCTGCACAAGGCGGGCGAGCCGACCTGGGTCCCGTCGCAGGCCGGCAACCCGGTCTTCGACGACCGCAAGGGTGTCTACTGGTTCGCCGAGACCCCGCGCGCGGGTGTCCAGGTTACTGACACCAACACCAAGATCCAGGTCCTGAAGGAAGCGAAGGACGGCTCGACGATCACCGTCCAGGTGGGTCCGTCGACGAAGTAA
- a CDS encoding RDD family protein gives MATPPGGGGEVPQAGYYPDPSIPGYIRYWNGGAWVPGTSRPAPKEGEALPAPPVSVAPLLAASPAPAPSVPAVPAVEETGPVFLDEDPEPASPSPAPARETAPADPVDPAAAPQEPSTAWQATTDRQTGFGGERDQKVSWGGTPDPRAAWPAAGATGAPADGSGTARPDRPAAGETAAPAPAPASAPAPAPAPAPAPAPVPAGPAAPAPAWPAAGGTAAADDAAARAALPAQGSGSTPAAPGPSPAPAEPSPAAAAAPAWPAPVGPAEVQAEGRPAGRTAAPGGAAARLGGLPVNPAPAAASWTPQPAPAPQAPAPHIPAPAPAPAPAPANPAAPAPTAGLAPGPASPDAAQPVLPWKPVAEDPFLSAARAQAAARPAGMGRRLLARLVDTLVLGAAVGAVSYPFVSAALTHINGKIEAAKQSGVTVQVWLVDSTTSVQFGIALAAFLVLGALYEALPTAKWGRTLGKKLCGIEVRDIEAHEPPTFGAALRRWLVYGVLGLLAVGVVNVLWCLFDRPWRQCWHDKAARTFVAR, from the coding sequence GTGGCTACTCCTCCTGGAGGCGGCGGAGAGGTACCGCAGGCGGGGTACTACCCGGACCCGTCCATTCCGGGTTACATCCGGTACTGGAACGGCGGCGCGTGGGTCCCCGGTACGAGCCGGCCGGCCCCCAAGGAGGGCGAGGCCCTGCCGGCCCCGCCGGTCTCCGTCGCCCCCCTGCTCGCCGCGAGCCCGGCGCCGGCGCCGTCGGTGCCGGCCGTGCCCGCGGTCGAGGAGACCGGACCGGTCTTCCTCGACGAGGATCCCGAACCGGCGTCCCCCTCCCCTGCCCCGGCCCGCGAGACCGCCCCGGCGGACCCGGTGGACCCGGCGGCCGCCCCGCAGGAGCCCTCGACCGCCTGGCAGGCGACCACCGACCGCCAGACCGGCTTCGGCGGCGAACGCGACCAGAAGGTCTCCTGGGGCGGCACCCCGGACCCGCGCGCCGCGTGGCCCGCGGCCGGCGCCACCGGCGCACCGGCGGACGGCTCCGGTACGGCGCGCCCCGACCGGCCCGCGGCCGGCGAGACGGCCGCCCCGGCCCCCGCTCCGGCCTCGGCCCCCGCTCCGGCCCCGGCCCCCGCTCCCGCCCCGGCCCCCGTGCCGGCGGGCCCCGCGGCCCCCGCCCCCGCCTGGCCCGCCGCCGGCGGCACCGCGGCGGCCGACGACGCCGCCGCCCGGGCCGCTCTGCCCGCGCAGGGCTCGGGCAGCACCCCGGCCGCCCCCGGTCCTTCCCCCGCCCCCGCCGAGCCGTCGCCCGCCGCCGCGGCGGCCCCCGCATGGCCCGCGCCCGTGGGTCCGGCCGAGGTCCAGGCCGAAGGCCGTCCCGCCGGCCGGACCGCCGCCCCGGGCGGAGCCGCCGCCCGGCTCGGCGGCCTGCCCGTCAACCCGGCGCCCGCCGCCGCCTCCTGGACCCCCCAGCCGGCTCCGGCCCCGCAGGCCCCCGCCCCGCACATCCCGGCGCCCGCTCCCGCCCCGGCCCCCGCACCGGCGAATCCCGCCGCCCCCGCCCCCACCGCCGGCCTCGCGCCCGGCCCCGCCTCGCCGGACGCCGCCCAGCCCGTGCTGCCCTGGAAGCCGGTGGCCGAGGACCCGTTCCTGTCGGCGGCCCGGGCGCAGGCGGCGGCGCGACCGGCCGGGATGGGGCGGCGGCTCCTGGCCCGGCTCGTCGACACCCTCGTGCTCGGTGCGGCGGTCGGCGCGGTCTCGTACCCCTTCGTCAGCGCCGCCCTCACCCACATCAACGGCAAGATCGAGGCCGCCAAGCAGTCCGGCGTCACCGTCCAGGTGTGGCTGGTCGACTCCACCACCTCCGTGCAGTTCGGCATCGCCCTCGCCGCCTTCCTCGTGCTCGGCGCGCTCTACGAGGCGCTGCCCACCGCCAAGTGGGGCCGGACGCTCGGCAAGAAGCTGTGCGGGATCGAGGTGCGGGACATCGAGGCCCACGAGCCGCCGACCTTCGGCGCCGCGCTGCGCCGCTGGCTGGTCTACGGCGTCCTCGGACTGCTCGCGGTCGGCGTGGTCAACGTGCTGTGGTGCCTGTTCGACCGGCCCTGGCGGCAGTGCTGGCACGACAAGGCGGCCCGTACCTTCGTCGCCCGCTAG
- the hppD gene encoding 4-hydroxyphenylpyruvate dioxygenase produces the protein MTETIDHTPSTAREADPFPVKGMDAVVFAVGNAKQAAHYYSTAFGMKLVAYSGPENGSRETASYVLTNGAARFVFTSVIKATSDWGRFLDEHVAAHGDGVVDLAIEVPDARAAYAHAVEQGATGLVEPYELKDEHGTVVLAAIATYGKTRHTLVERSGYDGPYLPGYVAAKPIVEPPAKRTFQAIDHCVGNVELGKMNEWVAFYNNVMGFTNMKEFVGDDIATEYSALMSKVVADGTKKVKFPINEPAIAKKKSQIDEYLEFYGGPGVQHIALATNDIVATVRAMRAAGVEFLSVPDAYYDTLGEWVGDTRVPIDELRELKILADRDEDGYLLQIFTKPVQDRPTVFFEMIERHGSMGFGKGNFKALFEAIEREQEKRGNL, from the coding sequence ATGACTGAGACCATCGATCACACCCCCAGCACCGCGCGTGAGGCCGACCCCTTCCCGGTGAAGGGAATGGACGCGGTCGTCTTCGCCGTCGGCAATGCCAAGCAGGCCGCCCACTACTACTCCACGGCCTTCGGCATGAAGCTGGTCGCCTACTCCGGACCGGAGAACGGCAGCCGCGAGACCGCCAGTTACGTCCTCACCAACGGCGCCGCCCGCTTCGTGTTCACCTCCGTCATCAAGGCCACGAGCGACTGGGGCCGCTTCCTCGACGAGCACGTCGCCGCGCACGGCGACGGCGTCGTCGACCTCGCCATCGAGGTGCCGGACGCCCGCGCCGCCTACGCCCACGCCGTCGAGCAGGGCGCCACCGGTCTCGTCGAGCCGTACGAGCTGAAGGACGAGCACGGCACCGTCGTCCTCGCCGCCATCGCCACGTACGGCAAGACCCGCCACACCCTCGTCGAGCGCTCCGGCTACGACGGCCCGTACCTGCCCGGCTACGTCGCCGCCAAGCCGATCGTCGAGCCGCCGGCCAAGCGCACCTTCCAGGCGATCGACCACTGCGTCGGCAACGTCGAGCTCGGCAAGATGAACGAGTGGGTCGCCTTCTACAACAACGTCATGGGCTTCACGAACATGAAGGAGTTCGTGGGCGACGACATCGCGACCGAGTACTCGGCGCTGATGTCCAAGGTCGTCGCCGACGGCACCAAGAAGGTGAAGTTCCCGATCAACGAGCCGGCGATCGCGAAGAAGAAGTCGCAGATCGACGAGTACCTCGAGTTCTACGGCGGCCCCGGCGTCCAGCACATCGCCCTCGCCACCAACGACATCGTCGCCACCGTAAGGGCGATGCGGGCCGCGGGCGTCGAGTTCCTGTCCGTCCCCGACGCGTACTACGACACGCTCGGCGAGTGGGTCGGCGACACCCGTGTCCCCATCGACGAGCTGCGCGAGCTGAAGATCCTCGCGGACCGCGACGAGGACGGCTACCTGCTGCAGATCTTCACCAAGCCGGTCCAGGACCGCCCGACCGTCTTCTTCGAGATGATCGAGCGGCACGGGTCGATGGGCTTCGGCAAGGGCAACTTCAAGGCGCTGTTCGAGGCGATCGAGCGCGAGCAGGAGAAGCGCGGCAACCTCTAG
- a CDS encoding SsgA family sporulation/cell division regulator — MQNTENNVVERELELRLVLSPERSIPVPARLAYRVDDPYAVHITFHIGSDHPVNWTFARELLVEGVFRPCGHGDVRVWPTKVDGRNVILMALSSPDGDALLEAPSAQVSAWLERTLRAVPPGTEAEQLGIDEGLAELLATTVVGDDLWLRDPWPSDESGDGEL; from the coding sequence ATGCAGAACACCGAGAACAACGTCGTCGAGCGCGAGCTGGAGCTGAGGCTGGTCCTCTCCCCCGAGCGCTCGATCCCCGTCCCGGCCCGGCTCGCCTACCGGGTGGACGACCCGTACGCCGTCCACATCACCTTCCACATCGGATCCGACCACCCCGTCAACTGGACCTTCGCCCGCGAACTCCTCGTCGAAGGCGTCTTCCGGCCCTGCGGCCACGGCGACGTCCGCGTCTGGCCGACGAAGGTCGACGGCCGCAACGTCATCCTGATGGCGCTCTCCTCCCCCGACGGCGACGCCCTCCTGGAGGCACCGTCCGCGCAGGTGTCCGCCTGGCTGGAGCGGACCCTGCGCGCGGTCCCGCCGGGCACGGAGGCCGAGCAGCTCGGCATCGACGAGGGGCTCGCCGAGCTCCTGGCCACGACCGTCGTGGGGGACGACCTGTGGCTGCGCGACCCGTGGCCGTCGGACGAGTCCGGCGACGGCGAGCTGTGA
- a CDS encoding FAD-binding oxidoreductase, with amino-acid sequence MDDLQQSDPRTGHPAGLDPAGLDPAGPGPSRLHQALAAGLPAEALITDPDVMASYAHDMASFCTAGTPAAVVLPRTVEQVQHVMRTATELRVPVVPQGARTGLSGAANASDGCVVLSLVRMDRILEIDPVDRIAVVEPGVINAVLSRAVAEHGLYYPPDPSSWEMCTIGGNIGTASGGLCCVKYGVTAEYVLGLDVVLADGRLLRTGRRTAKGVAGYDLTRLFVGSEGTLGIVVGAVLALRPQPPVQLALAAEFPTAEAACAAVCAIMERGHTPSLLELMDGTTVRAVNALAHMGLPDTTEALLLCAFDTPDPAADLAAVGELCRAAGATEVVPADDVAESELLLQARRLALTALETVRTATMIDDVCVPRTRLAAMLSGTAAIAAKHGLTIGVCAHAGDGNTHPVVCFDHADEDESRRARESFDEIMALGLELGGTITGEHGVGVLKKEWLARELGPVGVELQRGIKRTFDPLGLLNPGKVF; translated from the coding sequence ATGGACGATCTTCAGCAGAGCGATCCTCGCACCGGCCACCCGGCCGGACTCGACCCGGCCGGACTCGACCCGGCCGGGCCCGGCCCCTCCCGGCTCCACCAGGCCCTCGCCGCCGGGCTGCCCGCCGAGGCCCTGATCACCGACCCCGACGTCATGGCCTCCTACGCCCACGACATGGCGAGCTTCTGCACGGCCGGCACCCCCGCGGCCGTCGTGCTCCCGCGCACCGTGGAACAGGTCCAGCACGTCATGCGCACCGCGACCGAGCTGCGGGTCCCCGTCGTCCCGCAGGGCGCCCGCACCGGCCTGTCCGGCGCCGCCAACGCCTCCGACGGCTGCGTCGTCCTGTCCCTGGTCAGGATGGACCGCATCCTGGAGATCGACCCGGTCGACCGGATCGCCGTCGTCGAACCGGGCGTGATCAACGCCGTGCTGTCCCGCGCCGTCGCCGAGCACGGGCTGTACTACCCGCCGGACCCCTCCAGCTGGGAGATGTGCACCATCGGCGGCAACATCGGCACCGCGTCCGGCGGTCTGTGCTGCGTGAAGTACGGGGTCACCGCCGAGTACGTGCTCGGCCTGGACGTCGTCCTCGCCGACGGACGGCTGCTCAGGACCGGCCGCCGCACCGCCAAGGGCGTCGCCGGATACGACCTGACCCGCCTCTTCGTCGGCTCCGAGGGCACGCTCGGCATCGTCGTCGGGGCGGTGCTCGCGCTGCGGCCGCAGCCGCCCGTCCAGCTCGCGCTCGCGGCCGAGTTCCCCACCGCCGAGGCCGCCTGTGCGGCCGTCTGCGCGATCATGGAGCGCGGCCACACCCCGTCGCTCCTCGAACTGATGGACGGCACCACCGTCCGGGCCGTCAACGCGCTGGCCCACATGGGCCTGCCCGACACCACCGAGGCACTGCTCCTGTGCGCCTTCGACACGCCCGACCCGGCCGCCGATCTGGCCGCCGTGGGGGAGCTCTGCCGGGCCGCGGGCGCCACGGAGGTCGTACCGGCCGACGACGTCGCCGAATCCGAACTGCTCCTCCAGGCACGCCGGCTCGCGCTCACCGCCCTGGAGACCGTCAGGACGGCCACGATGATCGACGACGTGTGCGTGCCGCGCACCCGGCTCGCCGCGATGCTCTCGGGCACGGCGGCGATCGCCGCGAAGCACGGGCTGACCATCGGGGTCTGCGCGCACGCGGGAGACGGCAACACCCATCCCGTCGTCTGCTTCGACCACGCCGACGAGGACGAGTCGCGGCGGGCGCGGGAGTCCTTCGACGAGATCATGGCGCTCGGGCTGGAACTCGGCGGCACGATCACCGGCGAGCACGGGGTGGGCGTCCTGAAGAAGGAGTGGCTGGCGAGGGAGCTGGGGCCGGTGGGCGTCGAGCTGCAGCGCGGGATCAAGCGGACCTTCGACCCGCTGGGCCTGCTGAACCCCGGCAAGGTCTTCTGA
- the clpS gene encoding ATP-dependent Clp protease adapter ClpS, with amino-acid sequence MSVAPIEIERTASAEEVSAVVEPDVPWVTLVHNDPVNLMSYVTYVFQAYFGYSKDKAHKLMLDVHNKGRAVVSSGTREEMERDVQAMHGYGLWATLSQDRG; translated from the coding sequence GTGAGCGTTGCGCCTATCGAGATCGAACGGACCGCATCGGCCGAGGAGGTCTCCGCCGTCGTCGAACCCGACGTGCCCTGGGTGACCCTCGTGCACAACGACCCGGTCAACCTGATGAGCTATGTCACCTACGTCTTCCAGGCGTACTTCGGCTACTCCAAGGACAAGGCGCACAAGCTGATGCTCGACGTGCACAACAAGGGCCGCGCGGTGGTCTCCAGCGGCACCCGCGAGGAGATGGAACGGGACGTGCAGGCGATGCACGGCTACGGCCTGTGGGCGACCCTGTCGCAGGACCGCGGCTGA
- a CDS encoding nicotinate phosphoribosyltransferase produces MNAADLGLPVDVPSTALFTDQYELTMLQAALRAGTADRRSVFEVFTRRLPEGRRYGVVAGIGRVLDAVENFRFDPAVLGFLRERGIVDEPTLEWLGHYRFSGDIWGYPEGEVYFPGSPILRVEGSFAECVLLETVILSILNHDSAIAAAASRMSAAAGGRRLIEMGARRTHELAAVASSRAAYVGGFDSTSDLAAGFRYGIPTVGTSAHAFTLLHDTERDAFRAQVDSLGGGTTLLVDTYDVTEAVRTAVEVAGTGLGAVRIDSGDLLLVAHRVRQQLDELGATGTRIVVTSDLDEYAIASLAAAPVDAYGVGTQLVTGSGHPTCSMVYKLVARASSADPKAPLVPVAKKSVGGKASVGGRKWAARRVDADGIAEAEVVGTGPVPAALVDRQLLVELVKGGDVVAREPLEAARTRHIAARAALPMSAIQLSRGEPVLPTEYV; encoded by the coding sequence ATGAACGCTGCGGACCTTGGGCTGCCGGTGGACGTGCCGTCGACCGCGCTCTTCACCGACCAGTACGAGCTGACCATGCTCCAGGCGGCCCTCAGGGCCGGGACGGCGGACCGCAGGTCCGTCTTCGAGGTCTTCACCCGCCGGCTGCCCGAGGGGCGGCGCTACGGCGTGGTGGCGGGCATCGGGCGGGTCCTGGACGCCGTCGAGAACTTCCGCTTCGACCCGGCCGTGCTCGGCTTCCTGCGCGAGCGGGGCATCGTCGACGAGCCGACCCTGGAATGGCTCGGGCACTACCGCTTCTCCGGCGACATCTGGGGATACCCCGAGGGCGAGGTGTACTTCCCCGGCTCGCCGATCCTGCGGGTCGAGGGCTCCTTCGCGGAGTGCGTGCTCCTGGAGACCGTGATCCTGTCCATCCTCAACCACGACTCCGCCATCGCCGCGGCGGCCTCCCGCATGTCGGCCGCCGCGGGCGGCCGGCGGCTGATCGAGATGGGCGCCCGGCGCACCCACGAGCTCGCCGCCGTGGCCTCCTCGCGGGCCGCCTACGTGGGCGGCTTCGACTCCACCTCGGACCTGGCGGCCGGTTTCCGCTACGGCATCCCGACCGTCGGCACCTCCGCCCACGCCTTCACCCTGCTGCACGACACCGAGCGCGACGCCTTCCGGGCCCAGGTGGACTCGCTGGGCGGCGGCACCACCCTCCTGGTGGACACCTACGACGTCACCGAGGCCGTCCGCACCGCCGTCGAGGTGGCCGGGACCGGGCTCGGGGCGGTCCGGATCGACTCCGGCGACCTGCTGCTCGTCGCCCACCGGGTGCGGCAGCAGCTCGACGAGCTGGGCGCGACCGGCACCAGGATCGTGGTGACCTCCGACCTGGACGAGTACGCCATCGCCTCGCTCGCGGCCGCGCCGGTCGACGCGTACGGGGTGGGCACCCAGCTGGTCACCGGCAGCGGTCACCCGACCTGCTCGATGGTCTACAAGCTGGTCGCCCGTGCCTCCTCCGCCGATCCGAAGGCGCCGCTCGTTCCGGTGGCGAAGAAGTCGGTGGGCGGCAAGGCCTCCGTCGGCGGGCGCAAGTGGGCCGCCCGCCGGGTGGACGCCGACGGGATCGCCGAGGCCGAGGTCGTCGGCACCGGCCCCGTCCCGGCCGCCCTCGTCGACCGGCAGCTCCTGGTCGAGCTGGTCAAGGGCGGCGACGTGGTGGCCCGCGAGCCCCTGGAGGCGGCCAGGACCCGTCACATCGCGGCCCGCGCGGCACTGCCGATGTCGGCGATCCAGCTGTCGCGGGGCGAGCCGGTCCTGCCGACCGAGTACGTGTGA
- a CDS encoding isochorismatase family protein produces MHRALIVVDVQNDFCEGGSLAVAGGADVAAAVTELVGAAGGAAYQHVVATRDHHVDPGGHFSEQPDYVDSWPRHCVAGTEGVGFHPNFAPAVASGAVDAVFDKGAYAAAYSGFEGRDENGSTLAEWLRARKVTEVDVVGIATDHCVRATALDAAREGFRTHVLLDLTAGVARQTTDRALEELRAAGVELTGKPVVAG; encoded by the coding sequence ATGCACCGCGCACTGATCGTTGTGGACGTACAGAACGACTTCTGCGAGGGCGGCAGCCTCGCGGTGGCCGGGGGCGCGGACGTCGCCGCCGCCGTCACCGAACTGGTGGGCGCCGCGGGCGGCGCCGCCTACCAGCACGTGGTCGCCACCCGCGACCACCACGTCGACCCGGGCGGCCACTTCTCGGAGCAGCCGGACTACGTGGACTCCTGGCCGCGGCACTGCGTGGCGGGCACCGAGGGCGTCGGCTTCCATCCGAACTTCGCGCCGGCCGTCGCCAGCGGCGCCGTCGACGCGGTCTTCGACAAGGGCGCCTACGCGGCCGCGTACAGCGGCTTCGAAGGGCGCGACGAGAACGGCAGCACGCTCGCCGAGTGGCTGCGCGCCCGCAAGGTCACCGAGGTCGACGTGGTCGGCATCGCCACCGACCACTGCGTGCGGGCGACCGCCCTGGACGCGGCCCGCGAGGGCTTCCGCACCCATGTGCTGCTCGACCTGACGGCCGGGGTGGCCAGACAGACCACCGACCGGGCCCTCGAGGAGCTGCGCGCGGCGGGTGTGGAGCTGACCGGCAAGCCGGTCGTGGCGGGCTGA